One Kitasatospora sp. MAP12-44 DNA segment encodes these proteins:
- a CDS encoding MFS transporter — translation MSDTLTPPDVDTDADADAELPAAAPLKPLRRNAAFIRLWLGAGVSRFGATIGMTAYPLLALWYTNSATLTGLVTFAGALPNFLIQLPAGALVDRWDRRKLMLWCDVLGGLSITGVALAVFFGHVWIPQLMLAAFIEVTRGIFYDLAERATVRNVVPPEQLSTAMAQNEARGAAIGLVGQPGSGLLFMLARWMPFAFTAVADLAAVICLLFLRGNFRPAVSGPPKALHVEIREGVRWLWQHRFARVLVGMFAASNLIFQMLMLTVMVIVRRHGDPAAMVGTVMAVGGSGGLVGALLAPRWSKRFSLRTTFVVGCTAWTLLIPSVVFIRQPAELAAVLFGIALVSGVFNVTAWTYQVQNTPDELQGRVNGTGRFLASGANALGALAAGRLLDSMGIAWTGLVISVLMLLLTVTVTTSPTARNQAREDAAAAARAA, via the coding sequence GTGAGTGACACCCTGACCCCCCCGGACGTCGACACCGACGCCGACGCCGACGCCGAGCTTCCCGCAGCCGCGCCGCTCAAGCCGCTGCGCCGCAACGCCGCCTTCATCCGGCTCTGGCTGGGCGCGGGAGTCTCCCGCTTCGGCGCGACCATCGGCATGACGGCCTATCCGCTGCTGGCCCTCTGGTACACCAACTCGGCCACCCTGACCGGCCTGGTGACCTTCGCCGGCGCCCTGCCCAACTTCCTGATCCAGCTCCCGGCCGGCGCCCTGGTCGACCGTTGGGACCGCCGCAAGCTGATGCTCTGGTGCGACGTGCTCGGCGGGCTGTCGATCACCGGCGTCGCGCTGGCGGTCTTCTTCGGCCACGTCTGGATCCCGCAGCTGATGCTCGCGGCCTTCATCGAGGTCACCCGGGGCATCTTCTACGACCTCGCCGAGCGCGCCACCGTGCGCAACGTGGTGCCGCCCGAGCAGCTGTCCACCGCGATGGCGCAGAACGAGGCGCGCGGCGCGGCGATCGGGCTGGTCGGCCAGCCCGGCAGCGGCCTGCTCTTCATGCTCGCCCGCTGGATGCCGTTCGCCTTCACGGCGGTGGCCGACCTGGCGGCCGTGATCTGCCTGCTCTTCCTGCGCGGCAACTTCCGCCCGGCCGTGAGCGGCCCGCCGAAGGCACTGCACGTGGAGATCCGCGAGGGCGTCCGCTGGCTCTGGCAGCACCGCTTCGCCCGGGTGCTGGTGGGGATGTTCGCCGCCAGCAACCTGATCTTCCAGATGCTGATGCTGACCGTGATGGTGATCGTGCGCCGGCACGGCGATCCGGCGGCGATGGTCGGCACGGTGATGGCGGTGGGCGGCTCGGGCGGCCTGGTCGGCGCCCTGCTGGCGCCGCGCTGGTCCAAGCGGTTCAGCCTGCGCACCACCTTCGTGGTGGGTTGCACGGCCTGGACGCTGCTGATCCCCTCCGTCGTCTTCATCCGCCAGCCCGCCGAACTGGCCGCGGTGCTCTTCGGGATCGCCCTGGTCTCCGGGGTGTTCAACGTGACGGCCTGGACCTACCAGGTGCAGAACACGCCGGACGAGCTCCAGGGCCGGGTGAACGGCACCGGCCGCTTCCTCGCCTCGGGTGCCAACGCGCTGGGCGCGCTGGCCGCCGGACGACTGCTCGACTCGATGGGGATCGCCTGGACCGGCCTGGTGATCAGCGTGCTGATGCTGCTGCTCACCGTCACGGTCACGACCAGCCCGACCGCCCGCAACCAGGCCCGCGAGGACGCCGCCGCCGCGGCGCGGGCCGCGTAG
- a CDS encoding aminotransferase class I/II-fold pyridoxal phosphate-dependent enzyme has product MTGKALHSLSVTPIAESTDPHSALAALRTRTSEKWRRHDSGVQPVYIAEMDFPVAQEIRTAVGRLAASGDMGYAFSYTDDSPAQAALSGWLLRSYEWWVPPSRILFYADVMRVLEAGIEAFSEVGDAVVVDIPAYPSFFEAVAERGRELVPNPMLLREGRWQLDLVGLERAFRAGARIYILCNPHNPTGMVCSVTELTAIAELARTYGVTVLCDEVHSPLVFAGRRHVPFASLPAAQQVRSVTGISASKGWNVAGLKCAFGVPNGPGTADALLAQPSRLRDGVGIFGAAASEAAFTVGDRWLSQTLRYLDGNRRLLAELLPAHGLGELGYHLPDATYLAWLDCRRTADRLGLGADELAERVLSVGGLAVSDGAGYGSPGFLRLNLATPQLLVEEMVRRLARGLDADLAGSTSATATAGAGGRLLDIGAV; this is encoded by the coding sequence ATGACCGGGAAAGCCCTTCATTCGCTCAGTGTGACCCCGATCGCCGAATCCACCGATCCCCACTCCGCGTTGGCGGCGCTGCGGACCCGGACCAGCGAGAAGTGGCGCCGCCACGACTCCGGCGTGCAGCCGGTCTACATCGCCGAGATGGACTTCCCGGTCGCCCAGGAGATCCGTACGGCGGTCGGCCGGCTGGCCGCCAGCGGGGACATGGGCTACGCCTTCTCGTACACCGACGACAGTCCGGCGCAGGCGGCGCTGTCCGGTTGGCTGCTGCGCAGCTACGAGTGGTGGGTGCCGCCGTCCCGGATCCTGTTCTACGCGGACGTGATGCGGGTGCTGGAGGCCGGCATCGAGGCCTTCTCGGAGGTCGGCGACGCGGTGGTGGTGGACATCCCGGCCTACCCCTCGTTCTTCGAGGCGGTGGCCGAGCGCGGCCGCGAGCTGGTGCCCAACCCGATGCTGCTGCGCGAGGGGCGCTGGCAGCTGGACCTGGTGGGGTTGGAGCGGGCGTTCCGGGCCGGCGCCCGGATCTACATCCTGTGCAACCCGCACAACCCCACCGGCATGGTCTGCTCGGTGACGGAGCTGACGGCGATCGCCGAACTGGCCCGCACCTACGGCGTGACGGTGCTCTGCGACGAGGTGCACAGCCCGCTGGTCTTCGCCGGACGCCGGCACGTGCCGTTCGCCTCGCTGCCGGCCGCCCAGCAGGTCCGCAGCGTCACCGGGATCTCGGCCAGCAAGGGCTGGAACGTGGCCGGCCTGAAGTGCGCGTTCGGGGTGCCGAACGGCCCCGGCACGGCGGACGCGCTGCTGGCCCAACCCTCGCGGCTGCGCGACGGCGTGGGCATCTTCGGCGCGGCGGCCAGCGAGGCGGCCTTCACCGTCGGCGACCGCTGGCTGAGCCAGACCCTGCGCTACCTGGACGGCAACCGGCGGCTGCTCGCCGAGCTGCTCCCCGCGCACGGCCTGGGGGAGCTCGGCTACCACCTGCCGGATGCCACCTACCTGGCCTGGCTGGACTGCCGCCGCACGGCGGACCGGCTCGGCCTCGGCGCGGACGAGCTGGCCGAGCGGGTGCTGAGCGTGGGCGGCCTGGCCGTCAGCGACGGCGCCGGCTACGGCAGTCCGGGCTTCCTGCGGCTCAATCTGGCCACCCCGCAGCTGCTGGTCGAGGAGATGGTCCGGCGCCTCGCCCGCGGCCTGGACGCCGATCTCGCCGGCAGCACCTCCGCCACCGCCACCGCCGGCGCCGGCGGGCGGTTGCTGGATATAGGAGCGGTATAG
- a CDS encoding MbtH family NRPS accessory protein, producing the protein MSVTATDAPTYRVVLNHEEQYSIWWSDRDLPAGWRAEGTQGTREECLSHIAEVWTDMRPASLRSWMDENAAV; encoded by the coding sequence ATGTCCGTGACCGCGACCGACGCGCCGACGTATCGCGTCGTCCTCAACCACGAGGAGCAGTACTCGATCTGGTGGAGCGACCGCGACCTGCCGGCCGGCTGGCGCGCGGAGGGCACCCAGGGCACCCGCGAGGAGTGCCTGTCCCACATCGCCGAGGTCTGGACCGACATGCGTCCGGCCAGCCTGCGCAGCTGGATGGACGAGAACGCGGCGGTCTGA
- a CDS encoding GNAT family N-acetyltransferase, which translates to MIVRRAGEQDSAGFLGLAAQVEHWFGPMVEDPGFRAAVDKHIRRSTALVAVSSEQPGLLGGLLFGAKAPTNHVHWLVVSEQARGKGVGRALMAEAARSFARGPGTSIEVVTFGADHPGAVASGARAFYERLGFAAAEVTTPGPEGGSRQVYRRTVA; encoded by the coding sequence ATGATCGTCAGACGTGCAGGTGAGCAGGACAGCGCCGGCTTCCTCGGCCTGGCGGCCCAGGTGGAGCACTGGTTCGGCCCGATGGTGGAGGACCCCGGTTTCCGCGCCGCGGTGGACAAGCACATCCGCCGCTCCACGGCACTTGTCGCCGTGTCCTCGGAGCAGCCAGGTCTCCTCGGCGGCCTCCTGTTCGGCGCGAAGGCCCCGACCAATCACGTCCACTGGCTCGTCGTCTCGGAGCAGGCGCGCGGCAAGGGCGTAGGCCGTGCGCTGATGGCAGAGGCGGCACGGAGCTTCGCCCGGGGGCCGGGTACCAGCATCGAGGTGGTCACCTTCGGGGCGGACCACCCGGGCGCCGTGGCCAGCGGGGCGCGTGCCTTCTACGAGCGTCTCGGCTTCGCTGCCGCCGAGGTCACGACTCCGGGCCCTGAAGGCGGTTCACGACAGGTCTACCGCCGGACCGTCGCCTGA
- a CDS encoding glycosyltransferase family 2 protein: MGSGATGVTLGVVVLTMGDRQQELFALLESVAAQEGEGVRTVVLGQGVRLPELPTWVDAVELPENLGIPGGRNAGVQRLRELGGVDVLVVLDDDGLLPRNDTFRLIREAFEQNPRLGVVSFRIADETGFTQRRHVPRFGASDAMVSGEVTTFLGGGHGIRMSVIDQVGDFPAPFFYAHEETDFAWRAFDAGWEIHYRADMVLQHPRTDPARHAAYYRMTARNRVWLAKRHLPAVLVPVYLTSWALYTLVRRPPLSGLRAWWSGFFEGVRTACPPRRPMRWSTVVRMTRLGRPPVI, encoded by the coding sequence ATGGGTTCGGGTGCGACGGGCGTCACGTTGGGCGTGGTGGTGCTGACGATGGGCGATCGGCAGCAGGAGCTGTTTGCGCTCCTGGAGTCGGTGGCGGCCCAGGAGGGCGAGGGCGTCAGGACGGTGGTGCTCGGGCAGGGGGTGAGGCTCCCGGAGCTGCCGACGTGGGTGGATGCCGTGGAACTGCCGGAGAACCTGGGCATTCCCGGTGGCCGGAACGCCGGTGTGCAGCGGCTGCGCGAACTCGGCGGCGTAGACGTCCTGGTGGTCCTCGACGATGACGGGCTGCTGCCCAGGAACGACACCTTCCGGCTGATCCGGGAAGCCTTCGAGCAGAACCCGCGTCTCGGGGTGGTGTCCTTCCGGATCGCGGACGAGACCGGGTTCACGCAGCGTCGGCACGTTCCCCGCTTCGGTGCCTCGGATGCGATGGTGTCCGGGGAGGTCACCACCTTCCTGGGCGGCGGCCACGGCATCCGGATGAGCGTGATCGACCAGGTCGGCGACTTCCCGGCGCCGTTCTTCTATGCGCACGAGGAGACGGACTTCGCCTGGCGCGCGTTCGATGCCGGATGGGAGATCCACTACCGGGCCGACATGGTGTTGCAGCACCCCCGCACCGACCCGGCCCGTCACGCCGCTTACTACCGGATGACGGCACGCAACCGGGTCTGGCTGGCCAAGCGGCACCTGCCCGCCGTCCTCGTGCCGGTCTACCTCACCTCCTGGGCGCTGTACACGCTGGTCCGCCGGCCGCCGCTGTCCGGGCTCAGGGCGTGGTGGTCCGGGTTCTTCGAGGGGGTTCGGACGGCCTGTCCTCCGCGACGTCCGATGCGGTGGAGCACGGTGGTGCGGATGACGCGGCTGGGCCGTCCGCCGGTGATCTGA
- a CDS encoding ATP-binding protein: MGVDHDHDVRTSVFVAVPESVPIARRFAVDAARKSGWAETDVIALLVSELATNSVHAAGAFAVVVFTPCEDDAGHLRLRMEVVDDCLVRPVDRGMAPDSAESGRGIPIVAALAEEWHSEERGNGKAVCITLREEAQHERRRRYRAGNSPAALAS, from the coding sequence ATGGGCGTTGACCACGATCACGACGTACGAACCAGCGTCTTCGTAGCTGTACCGGAGTCGGTGCCGATAGCGCGGCGTTTCGCCGTGGATGCCGCCCGAAAGAGTGGCTGGGCCGAGACGGACGTGATCGCGCTGCTCGTCAGCGAGTTGGCTACCAACTCGGTGCACGCCGCAGGGGCGTTCGCCGTCGTCGTCTTCACCCCCTGCGAGGACGATGCCGGCCACCTGCGCCTGCGGATGGAGGTGGTGGACGACTGCCTGGTACGGCCGGTCGACCGGGGCATGGCGCCGGACTCGGCCGAGTCGGGGCGCGGCATCCCCATCGTGGCGGCGCTCGCTGAGGAGTGGCACTCCGAGGAGCGGGGGAACGGCAAGGCCGTCTGCATCACCCTCAGGGAGGAGGCCCAGCATGAGCGTAGACGCCGATACCGGGCGGGCAACTCCCCTGCTGCACTCGCCTCCTGA
- a CDS encoding Scr1 family TA system antitoxin-like transcriptional regulator encodes MPEREKETISAVNAEALGAELRRIRGRRTLHEVGRGAKVDPGNLSKIERGKRVVAEKELTRLLDYFGTGGTEREDLMSLLTEGRVEVWWTPYKHLITPALAGRLTVEANATLQEELTHDTFGLVLQRRSYAREIIESGWSAPGADDVELYLDIREARQRRMLDGRLRVHSIFSQAALDSSADHEIMADQLEHLLKLPDTVTLQMVPTSAGRPGRPGAACVDRLSFDTPDAPQYVFSEGLSQRNAREFAIESIRFNRVFKRIRNLALTHADTAAVLKTRLKEIS; translated from the coding sequence ATGCCTGAGCGTGAGAAGGAGACGATCTCGGCTGTCAACGCCGAGGCCCTTGGCGCGGAGCTGCGGAGGATCCGAGGCCGGAGGACTCTGCACGAGGTGGGCCGTGGCGCCAAGGTCGACCCGGGTAACCTCAGCAAGATCGAGCGTGGGAAGCGAGTCGTCGCAGAGAAGGAACTCACGCGTCTCCTTGACTACTTCGGCACTGGTGGTACCGAGCGCGAGGATTTGATGAGCCTGCTCACCGAAGGCCGTGTCGAAGTCTGGTGGACTCCGTACAAGCACCTGATCACGCCGGCCCTTGCGGGGCGTCTCACTGTCGAAGCCAATGCCACGCTCCAGGAGGAACTGACTCACGACACGTTCGGACTGGTCCTCCAACGCCGGTCGTACGCACGTGAGATCATCGAAAGCGGTTGGTCGGCCCCCGGCGCGGACGATGTGGAGCTCTATCTGGACATCCGAGAGGCGCGGCAGCGGCGCATGTTGGATGGTCGTCTGCGCGTCCACTCCATCTTCTCCCAGGCCGCTCTCGACTCCTCGGCCGACCACGAGATCATGGCCGACCAGTTGGAGCACCTGCTCAAACTTCCGGACACCGTCACTCTCCAGATGGTGCCCACTTCCGCAGGCCGCCCTGGTAGGCCCGGTGCGGCCTGCGTGGACCGCCTGAGCTTCGACACTCCGGATGCACCCCAGTACGTCTTCAGCGAAGGGCTGAGCCAGCGGAACGCCCGGGAATTCGCGATCGAGAGCATCCGGTTCAACCGAGTGTTCAAACGCATCCGCAATCTGGCGTTGACACATGCTGACACCGCCGCAGTCCTTAAAACCCGACTGAAAGAGATCAGCTGA
- a CDS encoding DUF397 domain-containing protein has translation MDRHDPYSHDVSESLDGWGKPLASEDSTNCVDVAEFPNGDIWVGDTKRPDLDYLAFNQAERIAVLLEIALGKDPRFHLGENVRLAVLKALETGDTSIAFDAARTEITSLA, from the coding sequence ATGGACCGGCACGACCCCTACAGTCACGACGTTTCCGAGAGCCTCGACGGCTGGGGCAAGCCACTCGCTTCGGAGGACTCCACCAACTGCGTCGACGTAGCCGAGTTCCCCAACGGCGACATCTGGGTGGGCGACACCAAGCGTCCAGACCTCGACTACCTGGCCTTCAACCAGGCTGAGCGCATCGCCGTGCTGCTGGAGATCGCTCTCGGCAAGGACCCGCGCTTCCACCTCGGCGAGAACGTCCGTCTCGCCGTCCTCAAGGCCCTGGAGACCGGCGACACCAGCATCGCCTTCGATGCCGCCCGCACGGAGATCACCTCCCTGGCCTGA